One genomic window of Candidatus Pseudobacter hemicellulosilyticus includes the following:
- a CDS encoding PH domain-containing protein — MEFLNAPVDTETLPKAEDVAFKPIERSYFTVLRWQWGLSTLVLLAIGAGVVAMTPGLYQPRWWMLVLGSITFGCLVWRLAMEKGFSVKAYAVRERDIIYRTGWFVQRIHTCPFNRVLHSTVTAGPIERRYGLAALVLYSAGPNDTDLKIPGLVEADAYALKEWITKKIVHEPDAAHAE; from the coding sequence ATGGAATTTCTGAATGCTCCGGTTGACACGGAAACCCTTCCCAAAGCGGAAGATGTGGCGTTCAAGCCTATTGAGCGCAGTTACTTTACGGTATTGCGCTGGCAGTGGGGCCTGAGCACGCTGGTGTTGCTGGCCATAGGCGCCGGCGTGGTGGCTATGACCCCCGGTCTGTACCAGCCCCGCTGGTGGATGCTGGTCCTGGGAAGCATTACTTTCGGATGCCTGGTCTGGCGCCTGGCGATGGAAAAAGGCTTTTCCGTAAAAGCCTATGCTGTCCGCGAGCGGGATATCATTTACCGGACCGGTTGGTTCGTCCAGAGAATTCATACCTGCCCTTTCAACCGGGTACTGCATAGTACGGTAACGGCCGGTCCTATTGAGCGCCGCTACGGGCTGGCGGCCCTGGTCCTGTATTCCGCCGGTCCCAATGATACCGACCTGAAGATCCCCGGCCTGGTAGAAGCCGATGCCTATGCCCTGAAAGAATGGATCACCAAAAAAATAGTCCATGAACCTGATGCCGCCCATGCAGAATAG
- a CDS encoding PH domain-containing protein, which produces MNLMPPMQNSWSQPQRQARGGIWVILTKTIISFIKTFWPALIVLVFRRGSRGLDSFEILFIIAPVLFLLRSLIEFYYFRFQILDGELVVRKGVLSKKTIIIPLEKIQAVHIEQGPLHQLTKVARVRIDTAGSDKTEATIEALDMAKAEQLKTFLLQELQVYTEDGTVAATIETPIITLGASDLLKLGLSANHIQAFFVVLAFAITSLNNLDEAFGSRVVQTIKSSSKAFHATIASIAIITMLVLLILIVVSMTRILLAYFNFELAETAQGYKIRSGLINSRQNLVPYTKIQYISWEGNWVRRMLGLYNLEFHQVTGSLDNNHQKRKVTVPVTRPSFIDLLLQQYHPAVQPNADSEHRIAPEYPLRRALIVGVLPLLIALPITAIWYWQAGLLWTLLWIPYVWLNAIFFRRNFRLYLSPGALQVKRGVWGREYEVVQWYKIQQVVLKQSIFQRRKGLATLLLNTAGGAISIPWIPLALAQRIRNYALYAIESADRNWM; this is translated from the coding sequence ATGAACCTGATGCCGCCCATGCAGAATAGCTGGAGCCAGCCGCAGCGGCAGGCAAGAGGGGGTATCTGGGTGATCCTGACAAAAACGATCATCAGTTTTATCAAGACCTTCTGGCCGGCCCTGATCGTACTGGTATTTCGCCGCGGGAGCCGCGGGCTGGACAGCTTTGAGATACTCTTTATTATTGCGCCTGTTCTTTTCCTGCTGCGCTCCCTGATAGAATTCTATTATTTCCGCTTCCAGATCCTGGACGGGGAACTGGTGGTGCGCAAAGGCGTGCTCAGTAAAAAGACCATCATTATCCCCCTGGAAAAAATACAGGCCGTTCATATTGAACAGGGCCCCCTGCACCAGCTGACAAAAGTGGCCCGGGTCCGCATTGATACGGCGGGGTCCGACAAGACCGAAGCCACTATTGAAGCGCTGGATATGGCCAAAGCAGAACAGCTCAAGACCTTCCTGTTACAGGAGCTGCAGGTGTACACGGAAGACGGGACAGTGGCCGCCACCATTGAAACACCTATCATTACCCTGGGCGCCAGCGACCTGCTGAAACTGGGCCTCTCCGCCAATCATATCCAGGCCTTCTTTGTGGTACTGGCCTTTGCCATCACCTCACTCAATAACCTGGACGAAGCTTTCGGCAGCCGGGTGGTGCAGACCATCAAATCCTCTTCCAAAGCCTTTCATGCCACTATTGCTTCCATCGCTATTATTACTATGCTGGTGCTGCTGATCCTGATAGTGGTGTCCATGACCCGCATCCTGCTGGCCTATTTCAATTTTGAACTGGCGGAAACAGCACAGGGTTATAAGATCAGGAGCGGGCTCATCAACAGCCGGCAGAACCTGGTGCCCTATACCAAGATCCAGTATATTTCCTGGGAAGGCAACTGGGTGCGGCGCATGCTTGGTCTGTATAACCTGGAATTCCACCAGGTGACAGGCTCGCTGGATAATAACCATCAAAAGCGAAAAGTTACAGTGCCTGTTACCAGGCCATCCTTTATAGACCTGCTGCTGCAGCAGTATCACCCTGCCGTGCAACCGAATGCGGATTCGGAACACCGGATCGCCCCGGAGTATCCGTTACGGCGGGCGCTGATAGTGGGGGTGCTGCCCCTGCTGATAGCTTTACCTATTACGGCTATCTGGTACTGGCAGGCGGGGTTGCTCTGGACCTTGCTCTGGATACCCTATGTATGGCTGAATGCCATCTTCTTCCGGCGTAATTTCAGGCTCTATCTCTCGCCGGGCGCTTTACAGGTGAAGAGGGGGGTATGGGGAAGGGAATATGAAGTGGTGCAATGGTACAAGATCCAGCAGGTGGTGTTGAAACAGTCCATCTTTCAGCGGCGCAAAGGCCTGGCCACCCTGCTGCTCAATACAGCCGGCGGTGCCATCAGCATTCCCTGGATCCCGCTGGCGCTGGCACAGCGAATCCGCAACTATGCGCTATATGCTATTGAAAGTGCTGACAGGAACTGGATGTAG